A window of the Streptomyces griseochromogenes genome harbors these coding sequences:
- a CDS encoding M1 family metallopeptidase, producing MTTPRRQTARRRTAVLRREAVLATVPVAVAALLGAAGPAPSGTTGAAGAGDPYFPLSGNGGYHVSHYDLTLRYDTASRHLDGKAVLTARATQRLSRFDLDLKGLKVTGVTVDRSAAGFRRSGQELVVTPRHALRKDQTFRVTVTYHGTPKPVTDPDGSSDGWIPTDDGAFVAGEPQGTMTWFPGNNHPKDKASYDFTITVPEGRTAVANGVLRGQHTAHGLTTFRWHAAEPMAAYLATATVGKFKVEQYTTPDGIPVYNAVDAREAHASAPVLKKLPSVLGWESKLFGPYPFRAAGAIVDHAPDVGYALETQTRPVYDSAPDVSTLVHESAHQWFGDSVSLTSWKDIWLNEGFATYAEWLYSEQHGGDSAQKTFDGLYARPADTDLWAYPPGDPGSGKNLFGAPVYDRGAMALHELRKAVGDPDFFRILRAWAAAHRAGHGTTAQFVRIAERQSGKDLDGLFHTWLYAEGKPKSA from the coding sequence GTGACGACCCCCCGCCGGCAGACCGCAAGACGACGCACCGCAGTCCTCCGCCGAGAGGCGGTCCTCGCCACCGTTCCCGTCGCCGTCGCGGCGCTGCTCGGGGCCGCCGGACCGGCGCCGTCCGGCACGACCGGCGCGGCCGGGGCCGGCGACCCCTACTTCCCGCTCAGCGGCAACGGCGGCTACCACGTGAGCCATTACGACCTGACGCTCCGTTACGACACCGCCTCCCGGCACCTCGACGGCAAGGCGGTCCTCACCGCCCGCGCCACCCAGCGGCTCAGCCGCTTCGACCTCGATCTCAAGGGCCTGAAGGTCACCGGCGTCACCGTCGACCGCAGCGCCGCAGGCTTCCGCCGCAGCGGCCAGGAACTCGTCGTCACCCCGCGCCACGCCCTGCGCAAGGACCAGACGTTCCGCGTCACGGTCACCTACCACGGCACCCCCAAGCCGGTCACCGACCCGGACGGCTCCAGCGACGGCTGGATACCCACCGACGACGGGGCGTTCGTCGCGGGCGAGCCGCAGGGCACGATGACCTGGTTCCCGGGCAACAACCACCCCAAGGACAAGGCGTCGTACGACTTCACCATCACGGTCCCCGAAGGGCGCACCGCCGTCGCCAACGGCGTCCTGCGCGGGCAGCACACCGCGCACGGCCTGACCACCTTCCGCTGGCACGCGGCCGAGCCCATGGCCGCCTATCTGGCCACCGCCACCGTAGGCAAGTTCAAGGTGGAGCAGTACACCACCCCCGACGGCATCCCGGTGTACAACGCCGTCGACGCCCGCGAGGCGCACGCGTCCGCACCGGTGCTGAAGAAGCTGCCCTCCGTCCTCGGCTGGGAGAGCAAGCTGTTCGGGCCCTACCCCTTCCGCGCCGCCGGCGCGATCGTCGACCACGCCCCGGACGTCGGCTACGCCCTGGAGACCCAGACCCGGCCCGTCTACGACTCGGCGCCCGACGTGAGCACCCTCGTCCACGAGAGCGCCCACCAGTGGTTCGGCGACTCCGTCTCGCTGACCTCCTGGAAGGACATCTGGCTCAACGAGGGCTTCGCGACCTACGCCGAGTGGCTCTACAGCGAGCAGCACGGCGGCGACAGCGCCCAGAAGACCTTCGACGGACTCTACGCCCGCCCGGCCGACACGGACCTGTGGGCCTACCCGCCCGGCGACCCGGGCAGCGGCAAGAACCTCTTCGGCGCGCCCGTCTACGACCGCGGCGCCATGGCGCTGCACGAGCTGCGCAAGGCCGTCGGCGACCCGGACTTCTTCCGGATCCTGCGCGCCTGGGCGGCCGCGCACCGCGCCGGGCACGGTACGACGGCCCAGTTCGTGCGGATCGCGGAGCGCCAGTCCGGGAAGGATCTGGACGGGCTTTTCCACACCTGGCTCTACGCCGAGGGCAAGCCGAA
- a CDS encoding DUF488 domain-containing protein, with protein MSVRVRRIYDPPEPDDGLRVLVDRLWPRGVAKDAAHVDKWPKGLTPSTELRRWFHSDEGSYAEFRGRYEAELGAPEAAELLDGLRESVRKGPVTLLTASKKPEQSHASVLAELLEG; from the coding sequence GTGAGCGTGCGCGTACGCCGGATCTATGATCCGCCCGAGCCCGACGACGGCCTCAGGGTGCTGGTGGACCGGCTCTGGCCGCGCGGGGTGGCCAAGGACGCGGCGCACGTCGACAAGTGGCCCAAGGGCCTGACGCCGTCGACGGAGCTGCGGCGCTGGTTCCACAGCGACGAGGGCTCCTATGCGGAGTTCCGGGGCCGTTACGAGGCGGAGCTCGGGGCTCCCGAGGCCGCCGAGCTGCTCGACGGCCTCAGGGAGTCGGTCCGCAAGGGCCCGGTCACGCTGCTCACGGCGTCCAAGAAGCCGGAGCAGAGCCATGCCTCGGTGCTGGCGGAGTTGCTCGAAGGCTGA
- a CDS encoding FAD-binding dehydrogenase: MHADVIVVGAGLAGLVAAHELTSRGRRVALVDQENAANLGGQAFWSFGGLFLVDSPEQRRLGIKDSFALAWNDWRGSARFDRLEDEDSWAVRWARAYVEFAAGEKRSWLEGHGITLLPTVGWAERGDLRADGHGNSVPRFHVAWGTGTGVVEPFVRYARQAARDGLLTFCHRHRVDELVIEEGAARGVRGTVLADDDAPRGVASNRERIGDFELTAQAVIVTTGGIGANHDIVRRYWPERLGTPPAEMVTGVPAYVDGRMLDISAEAGVRLVNRDRMWHYTEGLQNWNPVWPGHGIRILPGPSSIWLDALGRRLPDPCLPGYDTLNTLKYLRTTEDIAGHDHSWFVLTRKIIEKEFALSGSEQNPDITAKDRKAVLRDRLLGKGAPAPVRAFLDKGADFVTAHTLEQLVEKMNGLTEKPLLDAAEVRRQIEARDLQIANPYSKDSQVQGIRNARRYIGDRLGRVAAPHRILDPAAGPLIGVRMHVLTRKTLGGIQTDLDSRALGADGTPVDGLYAAGEVAGFGGGGVHGYNALEGTFLGGCLFSGRAAGRAAAKQTG, from the coding sequence ATGCACGCGGACGTCATCGTCGTCGGAGCGGGCCTCGCCGGCCTGGTCGCGGCGCACGAACTCACCAGCCGGGGCCGACGCGTCGCCCTGGTCGACCAGGAGAACGCCGCCAACCTGGGCGGCCAGGCGTTCTGGTCCTTCGGCGGGCTCTTCCTCGTCGACTCGCCCGAGCAGCGCCGCCTCGGCATCAAGGACTCCTTCGCCCTCGCCTGGAACGACTGGCGGGGCAGTGCCCGGTTCGACCGGCTGGAGGACGAGGACTCCTGGGCGGTGCGCTGGGCCCGTGCCTATGTGGAGTTCGCCGCCGGTGAGAAGCGCTCCTGGCTGGAGGGGCACGGCATCACCCTGCTGCCGACCGTCGGCTGGGCCGAGCGCGGCGACCTGCGCGCCGACGGTCACGGCAACTCCGTACCCCGCTTCCACGTCGCCTGGGGCACCGGCACGGGCGTGGTCGAACCCTTCGTCCGGTACGCCCGACAGGCCGCCCGGGACGGGCTGCTCACCTTCTGCCACCGCCACCGGGTGGACGAGCTGGTCATCGAGGAGGGGGCGGCGCGCGGAGTGCGCGGCACCGTCCTCGCCGACGACGACGCCCCGCGCGGCGTCGCCTCCAACCGCGAGCGCATCGGCGACTTCGAGCTCACCGCCCAGGCCGTGATCGTCACCACGGGCGGCATCGGTGCGAACCACGACATCGTCCGCCGGTACTGGCCCGAGCGGCTCGGCACGCCCCCCGCCGAGATGGTCACCGGAGTCCCCGCCTACGTCGACGGCCGCATGCTCGACATCAGCGCGGAGGCCGGAGTGCGCCTGGTCAACCGGGACCGGATGTGGCACTACACCGAGGGCCTGCAGAACTGGAACCCCGTGTGGCCCGGCCACGGCATCCGCATCCTGCCCGGCCCGTCCTCCATCTGGCTCGACGCCCTCGGCCGCCGGCTGCCCGACCCCTGTCTGCCCGGCTACGACACCCTCAACACCCTCAAGTACCTGCGCACCACCGAGGACATCGCCGGGCACGACCACTCCTGGTTCGTCCTCACCCGGAAGATCATCGAGAAGGAGTTCGCGCTCTCCGGCTCCGAGCAGAACCCCGACATCACCGCCAAGGACCGCAAGGCTGTTCTGCGCGACCGGCTGCTCGGCAAGGGGGCTCCCGCTCCCGTGCGGGCCTTCCTCGACAAGGGCGCGGACTTCGTCACCGCGCACACCCTGGAGCAGCTGGTCGAGAAGATGAACGGCCTCACCGAGAAGCCCCTGCTGGACGCGGCCGAGGTGCGCCGCCAGATCGAGGCCCGCGACCTGCAGATCGCCAACCCGTACAGCAAGGACTCCCAGGTCCAGGGCATCCGCAACGCCCGCCGCTACATCGGCGACCGGCTCGGCCGGGTCGCCGCGCCGCACCGCATCCTGGACCCGGCCGCGGGCCCCCTGATCGGCGTCCGGATGCACGTCCTGACCCGCAAGACCCTCGGCGGCATCCAGACCGACCTGGACTCCCGCGCCCTCGGTGCCGACGGCACGCCCGTCGACGGCCTTTACGCGGCCGGAGAAGTCGCCGGCTTCGGAGGCGGCGGCGTCCACGGCTACAACGCCCTGGAGGGCACCTTCCTCGGCGGCTGTCTGTTCTCGGGCCGGGCGGCGGGCCGGGCGGCGGCGAAGCAGACGGGCTGA
- a CDS encoding TetR/AcrR family transcriptional regulator: MTAQDAARRVTRRRARTRANLLDAAFAVFAAKGFGRVSIEEVCEAAGYSRGAFYSNFATLDELFFALYQERADLIAAQVADALAQDGPGLDVPASVDRVTEVLLLDVDWLLVKTDFLVHAARDPAVAQALLDHRTRLREAIADRLLKARGHTELPAVLVDVDGAARAVVAAYDGVTTQLLLDKDGDAARAWLGQLLTALLTDGSGTSNES; this comes from the coding sequence ATGACGGCGCAGGACGCGGCCCGCAGGGTCACCAGGCGGCGGGCCAGGACACGGGCCAACCTGCTCGACGCCGCCTTCGCGGTCTTCGCCGCCAAAGGATTCGGCCGGGTCTCCATCGAGGAGGTCTGCGAGGCCGCCGGCTACAGCCGGGGAGCGTTCTACTCCAACTTCGCCACCCTGGACGAGCTGTTCTTCGCCCTGTACCAGGAGCGCGCCGACCTCATCGCCGCCCAGGTGGCCGACGCGCTCGCCCAGGACGGGCCCGGCCTCGACGTGCCCGCCTCCGTGGACCGGGTCACCGAGGTCCTGCTGCTGGACGTGGACTGGCTGCTGGTGAAGACCGACTTCCTGGTGCACGCGGCGCGCGACCCCGCCGTCGCCCAGGCCCTCCTCGACCACCGCACCCGGCTCCGGGAGGCCATCGCCGACCGGCTCCTGAAGGCCCGGGGGCACACCGAACTGCCCGCCGTCCTCGTCGACGTCGACGGCGCCGCCCGCGCGGTCGTCGCGGCGTACGACGGCGTCACCACCCAGCTGCTGCTCGACAAGGACGGCGACGCCGCCCGCGCCTGGCTGGGGCAACTGCTCACCGCCCTGCTGACCGACGGCAGCGGCACCTCGAACGAGTCGTAG
- a CDS encoding DUF4158 domain-containing protein, whose translation MEVLGICGVSREQTRTDHLRQVAKCLGWRPAKSLEPKELDEFLPARAMEHDSPSLLLPTTTSPPTHSCPAPSTRTCNATPAAGAAAVSPPN comes from the coding sequence ATGGAGGTGCTGGGCATTTGCGGGGTGTCTCGGGAGCAGACGCGTACGGACCATCTGCGGCAGGTGGCGAAGTGTCTGGGGTGGCGGCCGGCGAAGTCGTTGGAGCCGAAGGAGTTGGACGAGTTTCTGCCGGCCCGCGCGATGGAGCACGACTCCCCGTCGTTGCTGTTGCCGACGACAACATCACCGCCAACGCACTCATGCCCGGCGCCATCTACACGAACCTGCAACGCCACACCGGCGGCCGGGGCAGCGGCCGTGTCCCCGCCGAACTGA
- a CDS encoding alpha-ketoglutarate-dependent dioxygenase AlkB, which produces MSTHLQGSLFDQTDELRLGPLDGLCRTGLGLGAWIDVLPGWLSGADALFEDLAAEVPWREERRKMYDNVVAVPRLLASYAAHDPLPHPVLDEARTALSAHYAGELGEPFTTAGLCFYRDGRDSVAWHGDRIGRGAREDTMVAILSVGEPRDLLLRPAGGGGTTVRRPLGHGDLIVMGGSCQRTWEHCVPKTARATGPRISVQFRPHGVR; this is translated from the coding sequence ATGTCCACGCACCTCCAGGGCTCCTTGTTCGACCAGACCGACGAGCTGCGGCTCGGCCCCCTCGACGGGCTGTGCCGGACCGGACTGGGCCTGGGCGCCTGGATCGATGTGCTGCCGGGCTGGCTGAGCGGCGCGGACGCCCTGTTCGAAGACCTGGCGGCCGAGGTCCCGTGGCGGGAGGAGCGCCGCAAGATGTACGACAACGTGGTGGCCGTACCGCGCCTGCTCGCCTCCTACGCGGCCCACGACCCGCTGCCGCACCCCGTCCTGGACGAGGCCCGCACGGCCCTGTCCGCGCACTACGCCGGGGAGCTGGGCGAGCCGTTCACCACCGCCGGACTGTGCTTCTATCGCGACGGCCGGGACAGCGTCGCCTGGCACGGCGACCGGATCGGCCGGGGGGCCCGTGAGGACACGATGGTGGCGATCCTCTCCGTCGGCGAGCCCCGGGACCTGCTGCTGCGGCCCGCGGGAGGCGGCGGTACGACGGTCCGGCGGCCGCTCGGACACGGCGACCTCATCGTGATGGGCGGCTCCTGCCAGCGCACCTGGGAACACTGCGTCCCCAAGACGGCGCGCGCGACGGGACCGCGTATCAGCGTCCAGTTCCGGCCGCACGGTGTGCGCTGA
- a CDS encoding DUF4032 domain-containing protein — translation MALQISATNPEHPALLLALPWDVPLEEWPEEYLVPLPRGISRHVVRYARAGDEVIAVKELAERPALREYELLRDLDRLGIPAVDPLAVITGRADREGAPLEPALVTRHLRGSQPYRSMFETTMRPATMHRLMDALAVLLVRLHLAGFAWGDCSLSNTLFRRDAGAYAAYLVDAETGDLHPRLSPGQREYDLDLARVNISGELLDLEASGALHPSVDPVEFGHEICTRYGGLWRELTRTSVYPAGAYHYIERRIRRLNDLGFDVAEMQIEHSSGGDTVTFVPKVVDAGHHQRQLLRLTGLDTEENQARRLLSDLESWMATQDDHAPGDPLAARPEVLAHRWVRDVFRPTVRAVPPVLRGSTDPAEIYHELLEHRWYLSERAEHDIGLDVAVEDYIRNVLPKTRASLDPTTPG, via the coding sequence ATGGCCTTGCAGATCAGTGCCACGAACCCGGAGCACCCCGCGCTCCTGCTCGCCCTGCCCTGGGACGTGCCCCTGGAGGAGTGGCCCGAGGAGTACCTGGTCCCGCTCCCCCGCGGCATCTCCCGGCACGTCGTGCGCTACGCGCGCGCCGGCGACGAGGTGATCGCCGTCAAGGAGCTGGCCGAGCGGCCCGCGCTGCGCGAGTACGAGCTGCTGCGCGATCTGGACCGGCTCGGCATCCCCGCCGTCGACCCGCTCGCGGTGATCACCGGCCGCGCCGACCGCGAGGGCGCCCCGCTGGAGCCGGCCCTGGTCACCCGGCATCTGCGCGGCTCGCAGCCGTACCGCTCGATGTTCGAGACGACCATGCGCCCGGCGACGATGCACCGTCTGATGGACGCCCTCGCGGTGCTGCTGGTGCGGCTGCACCTGGCCGGCTTCGCCTGGGGCGACTGCTCGCTGTCCAACACGCTGTTCCGTCGGGACGCGGGCGCGTACGCCGCGTACCTGGTGGACGCCGAGACGGGCGACCTGCACCCCCGCCTCAGCCCCGGGCAGCGGGAGTACGACCTCGACCTGGCCCGGGTGAACATCAGCGGCGAGCTGCTGGACCTGGAGGCGTCGGGCGCGCTGCACCCGTCCGTCGACCCCGTCGAGTTCGGGCACGAGATCTGCACCCGCTACGGCGGTCTGTGGCGGGAGCTGACCCGCACCTCGGTGTACCCGGCGGGCGCGTACCACTACATAGAGCGCCGGATACGCCGCCTGAACGACCTCGGTTTCGACGTGGCCGAGATGCAGATCGAGCACTCCTCGGGCGGCGACACGGTCACCTTCGTGCCCAAGGTCGTCGATGCCGGCCACCACCAGCGCCAGCTGCTGCGGCTGACCGGCCTCGACACCGAGGAGAACCAGGCCCGGCGGCTGCTGAGCGACCTGGAGAGCTGGATGGCCACCCAGGACGACCACGCCCCGGGCGACCCCCTCGCCGCGCGCCCGGAGGTGCTCGCCCACCGCTGGGTGCGCGACGTCTTCCGGCCGACCGTGCGCGCGGTCCCGCCGGTCCTGCGCGGCTCGACGGACCCGGCCGAGATCTACCACGAACTGCTCGAACACCGCTGGTACCTGTCCGAACGGGCCGAGCACGACATCGGCCTGGACGTCGCCGTCGAGGACTACATCAGGAATGTGCTGCCGAAGACCCGCGCGAGCCTGGATCCCACGACACCCGGGTAG
- a CDS encoding universal stress protein encodes MARPITAGVDGSEESLAALDWASREAVRRGLPLRVLHAWRYTASLATADRDTQHGWVSDGVTEAVRTVSERHPELAVSMDVVEGGPAVILADAAAESEMLVLGSRGHGAVVGFLLGSLAQQVIAETTRPVVLVRAGDRPAAEAAGRDVVVGQHGGPEDSAEVLRFAFETAAARGAAVRAVRAWTLPPVFAYSPGSLKLLDDAGGLEPFERKALTEALRPWRERFPHVPVAEHVEMGSAGQVLLSAAARAQLAVVGRRAHRSAVGAWIGSVAHGMLHHAECPVAVVPHA; translated from the coding sequence ATGGCACGCCCGATCACGGCAGGGGTGGACGGCAGCGAGGAGAGCCTGGCCGCGCTGGACTGGGCGAGCCGGGAGGCCGTACGCCGGGGACTGCCGCTGCGCGTGCTGCACGCGTGGCGCTACACCGCGTCGCTCGCCACCGCCGACCGGGACACGCAGCACGGCTGGGTGTCGGACGGGGTGACGGAGGCCGTGCGCACCGTCTCCGAGCGCCACCCCGAGCTGGCCGTGAGCATGGACGTGGTGGAGGGCGGGCCCGCCGTGATCCTGGCCGACGCGGCGGCGGAGTCCGAGATGCTGGTGCTCGGCTCGCGCGGGCACGGCGCGGTGGTCGGGTTCCTGCTGGGCTCGCTCGCACAGCAGGTGATCGCCGAGACGACCCGGCCCGTGGTCCTGGTGCGCGCCGGCGATCGGCCGGCGGCGGAGGCGGCCGGCCGGGACGTCGTCGTCGGCCAGCACGGCGGCCCCGAGGACAGCGCCGAGGTCCTGCGCTTCGCGTTCGAGACGGCGGCCGCCCGCGGCGCCGCCGTCCGGGCCGTACGGGCTTGGACGCTGCCGCCGGTCTTCGCCTACAGCCCCGGCTCGCTCAAGCTCCTGGACGACGCGGGCGGTCTCGAACCGTTCGAGAGGAAGGCCCTTACCGAGGCGCTGCGGCCGTGGCGGGAGCGCTTCCCGCACGTGCCCGTGGCCGAGCACGTCGAGATGGGCAGCGCGGGGCAGGTGCTGCTGTCCGCGGCCGCACGGGCCCAGCTGGCGGTCGTCGGCCGGCGGGCGCACCGCAGCGCCGTCGGGGCCTGGATCGGCTCGGTCGCCCACGGGATGCTGCACCACGCCGAGTGCCCGGTGGCGGTCGTCCCGCACGCGTGA
- a CDS encoding LLM class flavin-dependent oxidoreductase, with protein sequence MTGRTGHPVTFGIKTTPMRVTYDEILRVWQEADDLPDIADAWLWDHLAPIAGPKDGQILEGWTLLAALAARTRRLRLGLLVTSNRFRPPAVLGKIATTVDVISGGRLIMGLGVGGTHQPPGAGGVAGENPAVAEYAAHGLTLVPPAEGIARLAETIAILKGMWTQDVFDFQGRFHTLTGTRSEPKPVQRPGPPLLIGGWGDRTLRLVAEHADIWNIPGPPHNALERVAERARVLDAHCVSVGRDPRTITRSVQYIVSYEDPAADRRTVAELVEAGFTHIVLSLRGPYPPRAARWLLDEIIVPVREGAR encoded by the coding sequence ATGACCGGTCGGACAGGACACCCGGTGACCTTCGGCATCAAGACGACCCCGATGCGGGTCACCTACGACGAAATCCTGCGTGTGTGGCAAGAGGCCGACGACCTGCCCGACATCGCGGATGCCTGGCTGTGGGACCACCTGGCGCCGATCGCGGGTCCCAAGGACGGTCAGATCCTGGAGGGCTGGACGCTGCTCGCCGCCCTGGCCGCACGGACGCGGCGGCTGAGGCTCGGACTTCTGGTCACGAGCAACCGGTTCCGCCCGCCCGCAGTCCTCGGCAAGATCGCCACCACGGTGGACGTGATCTCGGGCGGCCGCCTGATCATGGGGCTGGGGGTGGGCGGCACCCACCAGCCGCCCGGCGCGGGAGGCGTCGCGGGTGAGAACCCCGCCGTCGCCGAGTACGCCGCCCACGGCCTCACCCTGGTGCCGCCCGCCGAGGGCATCGCCCGCCTGGCGGAGACCATCGCCATCCTCAAAGGCATGTGGACGCAGGATGTCTTCGACTTCCAGGGGCGCTTCCACACGCTCACCGGCACCCGCAGCGAGCCCAAGCCGGTGCAGCGCCCCGGCCCGCCCCTGCTGATCGGCGGCTGGGGCGACAGGACCCTGCGGCTGGTCGCCGAGCACGCCGACATCTGGAACATCCCCGGGCCACCGCACAACGCCCTCGAACGCGTCGCCGAACGCGCCCGCGTGCTGGACGCCCACTGCGTGTCCGTGGGCCGGGACCCGAGGACGATCACCCGCTCGGTGCAGTACATCGTGTCCTACGAAGACCCGGCCGCGGACCGCAGGACCGTCGCGGAACTCGTCGAGGCGGGCTTCACGCACATCGTGCTGAGCCTGCGCGGCCCCTATCCGCCGCGGGCCGCCCGGTGGCTCCTCGACGAGATCATCGTGCCCGTGCGCGAGGGTGCCCGATAG
- a CDS encoding MarR family winged helix-turn-helix transcriptional regulator, protein MTGDASTAALTSRLGYLLKHVHLRFTEASAQALAPFGVDGRELAVLAVLAADRPLSQMEAAGRIGVDRTTMVALVDALEGKGLVARRRSTEDRRRNTVQPTAKGQELLREAEQARAEAERRFLTPLPDADRDGFLRALRTLAVVPEDERPESG, encoded by the coding sequence ATGACGGGCGACGCATCCACCGCGGCTCTGACCTCGCGTCTCGGCTATCTGCTCAAGCACGTGCACCTGCGGTTCACCGAGGCCTCCGCGCAGGCACTGGCACCCTTCGGCGTCGACGGCCGCGAACTCGCCGTGCTCGCCGTGCTCGCGGCGGACCGGCCGCTGTCGCAGATGGAGGCGGCGGGCCGGATCGGCGTCGACCGGACCACGATGGTCGCCCTCGTCGATGCCCTGGAGGGCAAGGGGCTCGTGGCGCGCCGCCGCAGCACCGAGGACCGGCGCCGGAACACGGTGCAGCCCACCGCGAAGGGCCAGGAACTGCTCCGTGAGGCCGAACAAGCCCGCGCGGAGGCGGAGCGCCGGTTCCTCACCCCCCTCCCCGACGCGGACCGCGACGGCTTCCTGCGCGCGCTGCGGACCCTCGCCGTCGTCCCGGAGGACGAGCGCCCCGAGTCCGGTTGA